TAACATCCATGTTTGAATAGCTGTAATATCCCACGGTTAAATAGACAAATATCTTCGTGAGGGCTAAGGATCCACGATATTACCATGCATGCTCGCTCCCCAGAGAACAATACCAGTTAAATCAGGCATCGCGCAGACCCGCCGTAGCCGGTCTGTGCACACTATCAAAACccagctcagttttttttttgctgttcaatAATATCCACGTTGTTCCCTTATAGTGTCGGTTTACCACTGGGTACCCCCAAAAAGTAgtgttgctttttaattaaagttCAAAAGTGCTCCCTCCTTTTTTCCCAGTTCGATCAGTAGCCTATATCAAGCGCTGTTGAAAAAGAAGTCCAAGCCGCATGACGAGAAAGTTAGCAGTGCAATACTGTATGcttaaaatatcaaatttcCAGATCCCATTCCGTTCAGAAAAGTGTTCGCTTGGAGCCCAGCAAGAAAGCCACTTCCACTAGCCTATGTTAACTTAGCTAGTTGGCTATATTGTTGAAAAAAACTAGTCAggcagaaagcagaaaaaatgCCTTAACTGGAATTAGCTAGCCAGCCACCTGGCGAGTGATAAATCCCGATATCGTTGCACAATTGGTTACAGTTGAGGCTGCCAGCTGCAATACGGAAGAACCAAAAAGTTACAAATATTACCGTTACAGCAACCACCTCCTCGCCATTCAGCAAACTACCTCGCGCTATTTCTCTCAGCATCCAACCTGTAACCACAAGAGCGACATCCCTTACTGACGTCTCCCGTAACCAATCAAAACTCGACTAAGCCTTGAGTAGAATAAAAAACGAACCGAGCAGAGCATTGTCCGTACAGAAAAGCAAACCACCTGACGAAAGGATATAGGTTTAGGCTaatgtttaacattttcaaTCGCACCTTGTGCTGGTCTGGCTATGGTATAGCCGCCTCTGTAGGGcagttttgttacattttaaatcaaaccGCAATTAATCCAATGTATGTTGGCTACGTTTGTTGTATTCGTTTCTTAGATATGGAATTTAAGTTTTGCGGTTATTGAAATTATTGtgtgaatgtataaaataataaaaaggaattCAAGCGACATTTTTCTGCCAACTCTCATGAAAGTTGTCAACAACCCAACGTCTCTCTCCCTTGTTTCAAGGCACCATTGTAATAAAGAAACGCCTCGGTGTCATTTTACCTGAACCGTTTAACGGCTCCTTAAATGCGTAAACCAAGCTCTTAAAACTAACTCTCTACATTTTAACTGTGTAATATTGTCTTCGGtttcaaaattttaataatATGCGGATCAAATACTACCGGGTGCCAAGGACTCCTTTTCTTAGCGACCATCgtccaaatgttttatttatttattttattgtattgtgaaCATATTGGGGATTCTGAGAAAATCGAATTTAAGAAAGTAAAATGTCGATTGTAATGGGAAGGGTAAGTGTACACATTTGAATATAATTATTAGTCAAAAATTATACAATGATATTTCAAAGTCTTTAttgtgtggtgtagcagagtCTAACTCGCGTGGTCAGTAATTGGTGGAACACTGCAGTTACACAGTTAAGGTAGGTCAACTTGACGAAGTTGTCCTGGATAATGGAATGTGTATAATTGCTTAAATCGATATCTGagagaattaaaatgaataaaaagtatGAGACTTAAAATGAAACGAGAATTAAAATGATGTagacatactgtattttttctttaattgtcTCATAGAGTCCTCAGTAAGAATCATTAATTATTAACAGATACAGTAAATAGCATGTACAAATGAATTGTATATGAAGGTCAGTTCTGCCCTCTCGTGATCACTAGTATGAAATCGGTGATATAGGTAGGCTATATATACGGTATACCGACTTGTATTGTAAGTGACAATAAATGGTAGACAACATCAACATCAGCATCGTTAAAATCCAAAGGAATTAATGGTGAAAAGGGGGTAAAGAGGTATCTATCTCTTTGAAAACCGACTGACAAAAGTAACAGGACAGGCTAATCAAGTTCGCTATAGTTCGCAATTGATTCAAATGCGCAGAATCTGCattttgtgacatcataatgacAATCATTTGGTTTATTGTGACGTCTCataaagctttttatttaagtACGGCGCTGTCAATTCATACACCACTATCTTAGCTGGATATCATTCGAGGCAtttgtttgttgtattttaaCTTTGGATGGCATTGATTTTATCCTAATGGCCTtgaactttctgaaaatgtgtggAAAACCTGCCAGGTAGGAATTGTCTTTATTTCCGAATacatttctaattttatttctatattttgtctgttttacacTCAGTTGACCATTACGTACACACAGAAATGGAAGCCATATTATGAACAAAGCCGCATAGGACCCATATAGTCAAATAtctatttaatatatatttaaatccctacagtacattactggCGTTTGGCAGCCACGTTTATCCAGGGCAAATTACAATGAGAAGACAAATTGAggataaatatttatacatacatttgtatCATATTAACATATATGTATTTAACATTTGTCTATCCCATCTTTTGAATGTAGCCATGATATTAGCCACTATCATCAAAGACTCATATCCAAAGTGACTAAGCAAATATGTGCTAAATTTTCTCTTACGTATCACACCAGCAACAGTAACAAACAACAGGTTGGCTTTAGAAGTCAGTGAATAGACTTAAGGGTGACAATGGCGGTAAAGtaaaaacactaaataaaaagcaaaagtaGAAAATATATTCGtgacacattttccattaaagtGTACAGAGGGCCCAACAGTGATCTTTGTATGAAAAATCTTATTTTGCAAAGCAGCTGGTTatttcctattttattttatgtcactCATTAAGGCCATCATTACACCAAAATCATACATACAATACACTGACTTGCTTGGAAAGTGACAGTAAAGGGTTGCCTACATTATTAAAATTCAGAGGTATTAGTGGTGAAAAAGGGGTAAAGAGGtgcaaatcaatcaatcaatcaatcaatcaatatttaTCTATACAACAGATGCTCAAAGTGACTGACAAAAGTAACAGGGACAGGCTAAGTTTGCTCATACGCCTAAGTATCACAACAGCAATAAATACTGACAggcatcaataataataattgttgctgctgttattttcgttaccaacaacaacaataataatacattgtgaagtgtggttgccgccaatgcaaagtcgactttgttctgaacagagtgaacagtggtaggtagtttcTATGTTGTTCTGGCGGTGACtatggtgttttaggtggtgtcTAGGGtctttctaggtggttgctatagagttctaggtggttgctagagtgttataggtggttgctatggagttctaggcggttgctagggtgttctaggtggttgctatggagttttaggcggttgctggGGTgatgctaggtggatgctatggattTCTTGGTGGTTGATAGGGCGTttctggttgctatggaattcaaAGCAGTTGCTAActtgttctaggtggttgctatggagttttaggtggttgctagggtgttgctaggtggtcgctatggagttctaggcggtcgctagggtgttgctaggtggttgctatggagttctaggtggttgctaggtggttgctatgttgttctaggcagttgctagggtattactaggttgttgctatggagttcttggcagttgctagggtgttctacgTGGTAACTAGGGTGTTGATATGGAGTTCTGGGTGTTTGCTacggtattctaggtggttgctaaggagttataggtggtttctaaggtgttgctaggtggttgctgtggggttctagacggttgctagggtgttactatgtggttgctatggagttctaggcggttgctagggtgttcttggtagttgctagggtgctgctaggtggttgctagggagttctgcgtggttgatagggtgttgctaagtggttgctatgttgttctaggcagttgccatggagttttaggaggttgctagggtgttgtttggtggttgctatggagttctaggcagttgctacgatgctgctaggtggttgctatggagttccaggcggttgTTAGGCTGTTTTAGGTTGTTGccaggctgttgctaggtggttgctcggTCTTTACTCAGTCCAATGATGCGACCCGTAATTCTTGTAATATGTCAAACTGTTCAATAGTTATCAAGatcaagaggaaaagatcaaaGTGACTTTAAAAGAGGGTTCATTAATGGGGCATGGATGGTATGAGCTCCcatcacaaagactgctcaactggttAGTGAATTTAGATTTATGGGAAAGACATCGGTAAATAGGGCTGGAAATCGTGCTTGAAAGTGTGGATTCCATGAtcgtgatgcttgtgcattagttcgatattttaaaaaaatggaagagcaactcttcctcagttGACTGAGAATGTCTacgcaggatgtgatcagagtGTCAGCAAGAGCAGTACATAAATTCCTCATTAAAAagacatgcacatttttttcagtggtgcaaaaaccataggcactggtctacagatactgtatgtggaaataagtgatatggtcagatgagtcatccttcaccatatttgGGCAAGCGCATGTGCagcaagagaatggtacaggcctgaatacATGACCCCTACAGTGACAGGATACTGTGGCTCTactatgctgtggggggcacgcttctggcatggtttgggtccacttatCCGCTTaaagggaagggtcactgcaaatcgaTACAAAGTTACTCTTGAGTGATCACATTTATCCTATGATTAAACATGGTCTTTTCtgggatgacaatgcccccatcaaTGCCCATGaatttggatgagatgttggatgtcaggtgtccataaTATTGTAGTAGTATAGTAATGTCATTTTAGCAATTTGGCAACATGACCTtcattcttcattcattttcaggaaaGTCACATTGACTATGCTGGGACTAGATAATGCGGGGAAAACAGCAACTGTGAGAGTCATTAAAGGAGGTGAGATTTTCCTGGCCATCTAGAGATAAAACCATGTATGCAGTGTTCTTCTTACAGACAATAAAAGCGAGAATAGAAAgttgaaaatggcagaaaagcatggaaatttaaataaaatccacagCATTCTTACATGGCCTGTCATGACAGTGATAAACCATGCATATGATAAATAATCTCTCTTACCTTCttttactgtaataataataataattattacattacagattacattacaggcatttagcagacgctcttatccagagcgacttacacaacttttacatagcattttacattgtatccatttatacagctggatatacactgaagcaatttcggttaagtaccttgctcaagggtacaacggcagtgtcctacccgggaatcgaacctgcgacctttcggttacaagcccagttccttacccactgtgctacactgccgccgcattaataataatggtgatgatgatgattaatacacttttttttcttagaaaaCCCTGAGGATGTGTTTCCCAATGTGGGATTTTCTGCTGTGGGCCTGAAGAAGGGCCAGGTTGATTTGTCCATCTTCGACCTGGGCGGGACAGAGAGTTTCAGGGACATTTGGAGGCACTACTTCCCCGAGTCCCATGGTGTCATTTTCGTGGTGGACTCCAGCGATGTCCAACGGATGCAGGAAACCAGGAAAGTCCTGGCCAAAGTCCTTGGGCACCCTCGTGTCGCTGGGAAGCCAGTTCTTCTGTGAGTACACACTGACTCGACCGCTGGGAACGCAGGCATACGCAGACAAATAGCTTGCCCTCTACTGGGCAAACATAATTACTGCATCGTCAGTTTAACCATGTGACTTGTAACACCTGTTGTTCGAAAATGTCCATTCTTTTAcgaatttaaataacaaaaactaaattaacATGGGATACTGGATATTATTCCATGGCATggacatgagaaaaaaaataccttgTTTTTGAGAAGAGTGTCATGTGTCCCAATTTATGTTGATGCagtctatttaaaaaagaaagccaaCCTTATTTACTTGTGATtaacataataaatacattttctccattcccctctcttccctcagTCTGGCAAACAAACAGGATGTGAATGGGGCCCTGTGCGAGGATGACATCATTGACCGTCTGTCGCTGGAGGAAACCGTTACCCTGAACAAATGCTACTGTCAAATCGTGAGTGTTCCTGGGGTTAGGCTGAGACAGATGGTTATGGGTTAAGACTACAGCATACAGTTGTGATGTAACAGCATCGTGTCTGACAGCAGTGGAAAGGCAGGGGTTCCCAAGCATTTTCATCTGAATGTCCTACCACCCTCTGTCTGAGGACACCAAGCTCAATAAAATGCCTGTTTACACCTGCACCCAAGACAAGCTATTAGCATCATGCCAATGCATTAAGTATAATGATCGAAATACTACCAGCGAGACAAATTAgtcaattattaaaaatgaaactacaaACTAAATTTTAAGGGGTAATATGTTCTTATACATAAAAAACGTGAGCCTCATGAGTGGAATAACCCTTCAGGTACCGTGCTCGGCTGTGAAAAAGGTCGGGAAGAAAGCCATCAAGAGCGGGCTGGACTGGCTTTTGAAAACCGTGGCCAGAGATTACGATGTCATCAGTGAGCGTGTGCAGAAGGACacggaggagcagagggagaaggaggctGTGGAGATGAGAGAGCGGGTCGAGAGGGTGCGTCTGATTCGGGAGGAGAGGTGAGGGTCATTTTTTACTCAAGCTCCAAGCCCATTCACTTTCTGAATGAACACATATTTGCATTCTGATATTTGAATCACCTCAACTGCCCTGACCCACAGATCGAATCTGCTGATTTCCACTTTACACAGTATCAGAAACGGCCCAAATAAAGCTAACTTTATCTGAGAAAATAAGTAGCCCAATTACAATTAGAGTAGAAATCCATCATGCTCACAGATTGAGCCAAGGACCTACTTTTGCTCACTCTGTAAGACTATAAAAACAAAGCAGCTATCTATATGAATTACCCAAACAAAGAAATGGCTAcgtttttacatatttacaaaatgtactggtactgaaatatttaactttgaGATTCCTCTGTAGGGTTTGTTCAGTTGGGTTCTCTGAAGCATTGTATTTTCTCCAAAGGGAAAACAGGGAACGGGAGGAGGCTGAACAAGAGGGAAGGACAACAGAGACAGAAGATGAGGGCAACATGGCTAACCTATTCAAGCCAACAGGAGACATCAACTCCGAGGTGAGAACATGGATTGCTACATTTTGAATTGTAGCAACTCAACTGTACCTAAAATGGAGCACTGACAGATTGATAAgtctatttaaattatttagtgCATAGTGTTTCATACCACCAAAATCTTCactttcagaaaacacattggTAAAATTTCAGAACTTACAACATCCAATAACGGGAACAGGAAGGATGTTGATGTTAAATATATACTAATATATTTCCAGCTTGTTTGagatctcactctctctctctctctctctctctctctccctccctctctctctgtatgggTAGATGGGGGAcaagcagaaaacaaacagtgagCTGCAGATCACAAAGACTGACGCAGGTAAACCCATCTCACCTGACAGACATGCACAATTAATCATTCAACTAGTTTAAGTTCAAAATGTTCTGTTCTAAACCAGATTATATTCTGGAATTATTTTGTACCACATAATCTGTTGTATACTGTGTCCTGTACTTGTATTGCTGTCTCTTCACTGCAACAACCTTGTTTGTCTGTACCCTCTTGAATTTATGGGGGAGGCTGCAGCTCAGAGAGAGCTTAACAAATACAGTTGACCTGACCTTAAAAcggaaaagaaaaagcagaacATTATACCTGTTCCCTCTGCTCCTGCAGACAGCTGTCCAGAAAAGAAGTGGAAGTTTTGGCAGTGGAAGAAGAACAGGGTGGGGCCTCTGTCGTCAGTCTCAGCTAAAACACCTCGCCGCCTCATGTCTGGTTTTAAACTGTTCAGGCGCAATGCTGTGGCCCCCCTTTAAGAGCAGAATTGAGTGACATTGAAATTATCTTCTGCTCAGCCTTTTCGATTTGAGCCAGAGCAGGACATTACTCAGCAGGGCAGCACCGA
This window of the Anguilla anguilla isolate fAngAng1 chromosome 1, fAngAng1.pri, whole genome shotgun sequence genome carries:
- the LOC118209536 gene encoding ADP-ribosylation factor-like protein 13B, whose product is MKVTLTMLGLDNAGKTATVRVIKGENPEDVFPNVGFSAVGLKKGQVDLSIFDLGGTESFRDIWRHYFPESHGVIFVVDSSDVQRMQETRKVLAKVLGHPRVAGKPVLLLANKQDVNGALCEDDIIDRLSLEETVTLNKCYCQIVPCSAVKKVGKKAIKSGLDWLLKTVARDYDVISERVQKDTEEQREKEAVEMRERVERVRLIREERENREREEAEQEGRTTETEDEGNMANLFKPTGDINSEMGDKQKTNSELQITKTDADSCPEKKWKFWQWKKNRVGPLSSVSAKTPRRLMSGFKLFRRNAVAPL